One genomic segment of Suricata suricatta isolate VVHF042 chromosome 16, meerkat_22Aug2017_6uvM2_HiC, whole genome shotgun sequence includes these proteins:
- the LOC115280033 gene encoding zinc finger protein 264-like isoform X2 has product MVQEEENAFKCSECGKTFNKKHLLAGHGKIHSGVKPYECTECGKTFIKSTHLLQHHMIHTGERPYECLECGKAFNRRSYLTQHQRIHSGEKPYQCSECGKAFTHRSNFVLHRRRHTGEKPFVCKECGQVFRHRPGFLRHHVVHTGESPYECFECGKAFKHRSYLMWHQQAHTGEKPYECSECGKAFNRRSGLTRHRRVHSGEKPYACVECGKAFCWSTNLIRHAVIHTGERPYKCGECGKAFSRGSSLAQHQRLHTGRRAAEAGRPFSGGPSSATLRELLLGRDLVGAAPEPNLVPESTRPVAPDAAQRRAAPRGPAPGEPLRPGPPGAGRGLQPQFSSSPSLPR; this is encoded by the exons ATGGTTCAAGAAGAGGAAAATGCCTTCAAGTGCAGTGAATGCGGGAAGACTTTTAATAAGAAGCACCTTCTTGCTGGACATGGAAAGATTCACTCTGGAGTGAAGCCCTACGAATGCACCGAGTGTGGGAAAACCTTCATCAAGAGCACACACCTCCTCCAGCACCACATGATCCACACGGGCGAGAGGCCGTACGAGTGCCTGGAGTGCGGGAAGGCCTTCAACCGCAGGTCCTACCTCACGCAGCACCAGCGGATCCACAGCGGGGAGAAGCCGTATCAGTGCAGCgagtgtgggaaggccttcaCCCACCGCTCCAATTTTGTCCTGCACAGGAGGAGACACACCGGGGAGAAACCCTTTGTGTGCAAAGAGTGTGGGCAGGTCTTTCGACACCGGCCGGGTTTCCTTCGACATCACGTCGTCCACACCGGCGAGAGTCCCTACGAGTGCTTCGAGTGTGGCAAGGCCTTCAAGCACAGGTCCTACCTCATGTGGCACCAGCAGGCCCACACCGGGGAGAAGCCG TACGAGTGCTCCGAGTGCGGGAAGGCCTTCAACCGCCGCTCGGGGCTCACGAGGCACCGGCGGGTTCACAGCGGGGAGAAGCCCTACGCGTGCGTGGAGTGCGGGAAGGCCTTCTGCTGGAGCACGAACCTCATCCGGCACGCCGTCATCCACACCGGGGAGAGGCCGTACAAGTGCGGCGAGTGCGGGAAGGCCTTCAGCCGCGGCTCCTCCCTGGCCCAGCATCAGAGGCTTCATACCGGGAGACGCGCCGCCGAAGCGGGGAGGCCCTTCTCGGGCGGGCCGTCCTCCGCCACCCTGCGAGAACTCCTTCTGGGGAGAGACTTGGTGGGCGCAGCCCCTGAGCCAAACCTTGTGCCGGAGAGCACACGTCCCGTGGCACCTGACGCAGCACAGCGAAGAGCGGCCCCGCGGGGGCCTGCGCCGGGAGAGCCGCTCCGGCCCGGGCCGCCAGGAGCCGGGCGGGGCCTGCAGCCACAGTTTTCTTCTTCGCCCTCGCTGCCGCGTTAG
- the LOC115280033 gene encoding zinc finger protein 264-like isoform X1 — translation MLVLFFPCRRHSQDFFCIGFLSGDKDKPKTTDPTACEPALPGGASFQELRQGDAGSCQRGHTEGQGGRLRPGFEPQREKLPEQTSAGRAGVGAAAGARSRLAQGPVPPGGAVRGRDSCGSDKGLMVQEEENAFKCSECGKTFNKKHLLAGHGKIHSGVKPYECTECGKTFIKSTHLLQHHMIHTGERPYECLECGKAFNRRSYLTQHQRIHSGEKPYQCSECGKAFTHRSNFVLHRRRHTGEKPFVCKECGQVFRHRPGFLRHHVVHTGESPYECFECGKAFKHRSYLMWHQQAHTGEKPYECSECGKAFNRRSGLTRHRRVHSGEKPYACVECGKAFCWSTNLIRHAVIHTGERPYKCGECGKAFSRGSSLAQHQRLHTGRRAAEAGRPFSGGPSSATLRELLLGRDLVGAAPEPNLVPESTRPVAPDAAQRRAAPRGPAPGEPLRPGPPGAGRGLQPQFSSSPSLPR, via the exons ATGCTAGTTTTGTTTTTCCCGTGTCGTCGTCACTCACAGGACTTTTTCTGTATTGGGTTTCTTTCAGGTGACAAGGACAAACCCAAGACCACAGACCCCACGGCTTGTGAGCCAGCCCTGCCTGGGGGGGCCTCATTCCAGGAACTAAGACAGGGTGACGCAGGGAGCTGCCAGCGGGGCCACACCGAGGGTCAGGGTGGACGCTTGAGACCAGGGTTTGAACCCCAGAGGGAGAAGCTCCCTGAGCAAACGAGCGCTGGACGTGCCGGTGTAGGGGCAGCCGCTGGTGCGCGCTCGCGGCTGGCGCAGGGCCCGGTCCCTCCAGGCGGTGCCGTCCGTGGCCGCGACTCCTGTGGGTCGGATAAAGGTCTCATGGTTCAAGAAGAGGAAAATGCCTTCAAGTGCAGTGAATGCGGGAAGACTTTTAATAAGAAGCACCTTCTTGCTGGACATGGAAAGATTCACTCTGGAGTGAAGCCCTACGAATGCACCGAGTGTGGGAAAACCTTCATCAAGAGCACACACCTCCTCCAGCACCACATGATCCACACGGGCGAGAGGCCGTACGAGTGCCTGGAGTGCGGGAAGGCCTTCAACCGCAGGTCCTACCTCACGCAGCACCAGCGGATCCACAGCGGGGAGAAGCCGTATCAGTGCAGCgagtgtgggaaggccttcaCCCACCGCTCCAATTTTGTCCTGCACAGGAGGAGACACACCGGGGAGAAACCCTTTGTGTGCAAAGAGTGTGGGCAGGTCTTTCGACACCGGCCGGGTTTCCTTCGACATCACGTCGTCCACACCGGCGAGAGTCCCTACGAGTGCTTCGAGTGTGGCAAGGCCTTCAAGCACAGGTCCTACCTCATGTGGCACCAGCAGGCCCACACCGGGGAGAAGCCG TACGAGTGCTCCGAGTGCGGGAAGGCCTTCAACCGCCGCTCGGGGCTCACGAGGCACCGGCGGGTTCACAGCGGGGAGAAGCCCTACGCGTGCGTGGAGTGCGGGAAGGCCTTCTGCTGGAGCACGAACCTCATCCGGCACGCCGTCATCCACACCGGGGAGAGGCCGTACAAGTGCGGCGAGTGCGGGAAGGCCTTCAGCCGCGGCTCCTCCCTGGCCCAGCATCAGAGGCTTCATACCGGGAGACGCGCCGCCGAAGCGGGGAGGCCCTTCTCGGGCGGGCCGTCCTCCGCCACCCTGCGAGAACTCCTTCTGGGGAGAGACTTGGTGGGCGCAGCCCCTGAGCCAAACCTTGTGCCGGAGAGCACACGTCCCGTGGCACCTGACGCAGCACAGCGAAGAGCGGCCCCGCGGGGGCCTGCGCCGGGAGAGCCGCTCCGGCCCGGGCCGCCAGGAGCCGGGCGGGGCCTGCAGCCACAGTTTTCTTCTTCGCCCTCGCTGCCGCGTTAG